A stretch of Colletotrichum lupini chromosome 2, complete sequence DNA encodes these proteins:
- a CDS encoding RCC1 domain-containing protein: MSVLFAVGSNGSGQLGIGHKEDVSVPKQAIFFPEDTESPVVKIAAGGNHTLLLTKSGQLWWSGDATSGACGLTSAAETDEPVFQQVQLSKDEANAAPATPALIAATWEASFVVQQDAEGKKTKIYSFGAGQKGELGLGELLVRSPSATLFKEFPPAGTEIVDLAACMGHAVVILSNGDAYAWGNVRKGQGGSPEAVVYSPRKIEGVDFEVERAVCGKDFTCLFGASDSGKLLVLGSDKWNIKSSAPSSVPEWTDVGASWGNVYVLKKDGELMAWGRDDHGQLPPPSLLKLSKIAIGSEHVIAFTETGDVLAWGWGEHGNCGPQVENNDVKGRWNVIASSRFIPPGSKIAGIGAGCATSWVTIITG, translated from the coding sequence ATGTCTGTCCTCTTCGCCGTTGGCTCCAACGGATCAGGCCAGCTCGGCATCGGCCACAAAGAAGACGTCTCCGTCCCCAAGCAAGCCATCTTCTTCCCAGAGGACACCGAATCGCCAGTAGTCAAGATCGCAGCAGGCGGAAACCACACCCTTCTCCTCACAAAATCTGGACAACTCTGGTGGAGCGGAGACGCGACCAGCGGCGCATGCGGCCTCACCTCAGCAGCAGAGACCGACGAGCCAGTGTTCCAACAAGTCCAGCTCAGCAAGGATGAAGCAAACGCCGCCCCGGCCACACCAGCCCTGATCGCCGCAACCTGGGAAGCCTCCTTCGTCGTCCAACAAGACGCCGAGGGGAAGAAGACCAAGATCTACAGCTTCGGCGCTGGACAAAAGGGCGAGCTGGGCCTCGGAGAGCTCCTCGTTCGTTCCCCGTCCGCCACCCTCTTCAAGGAGTTCCCGCCGGCCGGGACCGAGATCGTAGACCTGGCGGCGTGTATGGGTCATGCCGTGGTGATCCTGAGCAACGGCGACGCCTACGCCTGGGGCAATGTGCGCAAGGGCCAAGGCGGATCCCCAGAGGCGGTCGTCTACTCGCCGAGAAAGATCGAGGGCGTCGACTTTGAGGTTGAAAGAGCCGTCTGCGGAAAGGACTTTACTTGTCTGTTTGGAGCCTCAGATTCAGGAAAACTGCTCGTTCTGGGTTCTGATAAATGGAACATCAAGTCCTCTGCGCCCAGTTCTGTACCAGAGTGGACAGATGTCGGTGCAAGCTGGGGTAATGTTTATGTTCTGAAGAAGGACGGCGAGCTCATGGCGTGGGGAAGAGACGACCACGGACAGCTCCCGCCGCCGAGCCTACTCAAGTTATCGAAGATTGCCATTGGGAGCGAACATGTCATTGCTTTCACAGAGACGGGCGATGTGCTCGCTTGGGGATGGGGAGAGCACGGCAACTGCGGGCCGCAAGTTGAGAACAACGATGTCAAGGGACGGTGGAATGTCATTGCGTCGTCAAGATTTATTCCTCCTGGTTCTAAAATTGCGGGTATCGGCGCGGGCTGCGCGACTAGCTGGGTGACTATCATCACCGGTTGA
- a CDS encoding prephenate dehydrogenase produces the protein MASSSALPSPQAAAGIPAGMENFVVGLIGMGDMGKMYAQRLSAAGWKIMACDQEEKYESLKEEFSGNNNVQICRNGHYVSRASDYIIYSVEAAAIDRVIAQYGPSTKLGAIVGGQTSCKAPEITAFERHLPTDVEIVSCHSLHGPNVDPRNQPLVIIGHRASAAAVARVETVLSVLGSKHVHLTALEHDRITADTQAVTHAAFLSMGKAWHANTQFPWEMSRYVGGVENVKINIMLRIYSQKWHVYAGLAILNPEARKQISQFARSVTDLYKLMLEGNAVALRARVLAAKEKVFGHDGSPKWADRPLLNPDLLERFSLGKKEDQTEPQRANNHLSLLAMVDCWAQLGIVPYDHMICSTPLFRLWLGVAEHLFRSRELLDDALRTAVEDHTYRSDDLEFTFAARGWAECVSLGHFETWKNRFETTQQFFQPRFKDAVAVGNAMMKAVLESTKD, from the exons ATGGCATCTTCTTCGGCTCTCCCTTCACCTCAGGCCGCCGCCGGCATCCCCGCTGGAATGGAAAATTTCGTGGTTGGCCTGATTGGTATGGGAGACATGGGGAAGATGTACGCGCAGAGGCTTTCTGCCGCTGGATGGAA GATCATGGCTTGTGACCAGGAAGAAAAGTACGAGAGCCTGAAAGAAGAGTTCTCTGGAAAT AACAATGTACAAATTTGCCGAAATGGCCACTACGTCTCCCGCGCCAGCGACTACATCATCTACAGCGTTGAAGCTGCCGCCATTGACCGCGTGATCGCCCAGTATGGACCTT CAACCAAGCTCGGCGCCATCGTCGGCGGCCAAACCTCCTGTAAGGCCCCTGAGATCACAGCTTTTGAGCGTCACCTCCCCACCGACGTCGAGATCGTCTCCTGCCACTCCCTCCACGGCCCCAACGTCGACCCGCGCAACCAACCCCTCGTCATCATCGGCCACCGCgcgtccgccgccgccgtcgcgaGAGTCGAGACCGTCCTTTCCGTCCTCGGCTCCAAGCACGTCCACCTCACCGCCCTCGAGCACGACCGCATCACCGCCGACACCCAGGCCGTCACCCACGCCGCCTTCCTCTCCATGGGCAAAGCCTGGCACGCAAACACCCAGTTCCCCTGGGAGATGTCGCGCTACGTCGGCGGCGTGGAGAATGTGAAAATCAACATTATGCTGCGCATCTACTCCCAAAAGTGGCACGTCTACGCCGGCCTCGCGATCCTCAACCCCGAGGCCCGCAAGCAAATCTCCCAATTCGCCCGCTCCGTCACGGACCTGTACAAGCTCATGCTCGAAGGCAACGCCGTCGCCCTCCGCGCCCGCGTCCTCGCCGCAAAGGAAAAGGTGTTTGGCCACGACGGCAGCCCCAAGTGGGCTGACCGGCCCCTGCTGAACCCGGACCTCCTCGAGCGCTTCTCCCTCGGGAAAAAGGAGGACCAGACGGAGCCGCAGCGCGCAAACAACCACCTTAGCCTGCTGGCCATGGTGGACTGCTGGGCGCAGCTCGGCATCGTTCCCTACGACCACATGATTTGCTCGACACCGCTGTTCCGGCTGTGGCTCGGCGTCGCGGAGCACCTATTCCGCAGCCGCGAACTGCTCGACGACGCGCTGCGGACGGCGGTGGAGGACCACACGTACCGCTCCGACGATCTCGAGTTCACGTTCGCGGCGAGGGGGTGGGCCGAGTGCGTTTCGCTGGGTCACTTTGAGACGTGGAAGAACCGGTTCGAGACGACGCAGCAGTTCTTCCAGCCTC